In a genomic window of bacterium:
- a CDS encoding SAM-dependent DNA methyltransferase has protein sequence MLTNPDLKSKIDSLWDKFWSGGIANPITAIEQMSYLIFLKRLEDMDNARAAAAKRRNETYRSVFHGNKECRWSHWSQLPGDQMLKHVRDKVFDFLREVGGETSTFTQHMEDAVFVIPKASLLQEAVKIIDDMHISEQNVDVQGDLYEYLLSQLTTSGKNGQFRTPRHIIRMITKLVDPKIGQRICDPACGTGGFLVAAYEQILEENTTPDLIERDEDGKAHHLIGDKIADKKLMQFLKSRALTGYDFDSTMVRIGAMNLMLHGIDNPRCVYTDTMSKAFTEKSEYDVILANPPFKGSIDKSDINERFTTSTTKTELLFIELIYGLLKNGGKAGVIVPDGVLFGTSNAHVDTRKIIVDKCKLEGVISMPSGVFKPYAGVSTAVLIFQKGGTTKNVWFYDMEADGFSLDDKRQRVEANDIPDILKSWGLRNSESPIDNQKFFKVTVSDIRANKYDLSISRYKEIVHTEIEYEKPDVIMNKIVELEKGIAMDVEEIREMMK, from the coding sequence ATGCTCACAAACCCTGACTTAAAATCAAAAATCGACTCCCTCTGGGACAAATTCTGGTCCGGTGGAATAGCCAATCCGATTACAGCCATTGAACAAATGTCCTATCTGATCTTTCTGAAAAGACTGGAAGACATGGACAATGCCCGCGCCGCCGCGGCTAAGCGGAGAAATGAAACGTACCGCTCGGTATTTCACGGAAATAAGGAATGCAGATGGTCGCACTGGAGCCAATTGCCCGGCGATCAAATGCTCAAGCATGTGCGCGATAAGGTGTTCGATTTCCTGCGGGAAGTGGGCGGGGAGACGAGCACATTCACACAGCACATGGAAGACGCCGTGTTTGTCATTCCGAAAGCGTCGCTCTTGCAGGAAGCGGTCAAGATCATCGACGATATGCACATTTCGGAACAAAACGTGGACGTGCAGGGCGATCTGTATGAGTATTTGTTGAGCCAGCTTACCACGTCCGGCAAGAACGGCCAATTCCGCACTCCGCGGCATATCATTCGTATGATCACGAAACTCGTCGATCCGAAGATCGGCCAGCGTATTTGCGATCCGGCTTGCGGCACGGGCGGGTTTCTTGTCGCCGCCTATGAACAAATTCTCGAAGAAAACACGACCCCTGACCTGATCGAACGCGACGAAGACGGCAAGGCGCATCACCTGATCGGCGATAAGATCGCGGATAAGAAACTGATGCAATTCCTGAAAAGCCGCGCGCTCACCGGATACGATTTCGATTCCACGATGGTGCGTATCGGCGCGATGAACCTGATGCTGCACGGCATTGACAATCCGCGCTGCGTTTACACCGATACCATGTCGAAGGCATTTACCGAAAAATCGGAATACGACGTTATTTTAGCCAATCCGCCATTCAAAGGCTCGATCGACAAGAGCGACATCAATGAGCGTTTTACCACCAGCACGACCAAGACGGAACTGCTTTTCATCGAATTGATCTACGGCCTGCTGAAAAACGGCGGCAAGGCGGGCGTGATCGTGCCGGACGGCGTGTTATTCGGGACGAGCAATGCGCATGTGGATACCCGCAAGATCATCGTGGATAAGTGCAAGCTCGAAGGGGTGATCTCTATGCCTTCGGGCGTATTCAAACCGTATGCGGGCGTTTCCACAGCGGTGCTGATATTCCAGAAGGGCGGCACGACGAAGAACGTCTGGTTTTACGATATGGAAGCCGACGGATTTTCACTCGACGATAAACGTCAGCGTGTTGAGGCCAATGATATTCCGGACATTCTGAAGAGTTGGGGATTGAGAAATTCGGAATCACCTATCGACAATCAAAAATTCTTCAAAGTGACCGTCTCCGATATCCGAGCAAATAAATACGATCTTTCCATTTCACGATACAAAGAGATCGTGCACACGGAAATCGAATACGAAAAGCCGGATGTGATCATGAATAAGATCGTCGAATTGGAAAAAGGGATCGCGATGGATGTGGAAGAGATTAGGGAGATGATGAAGTGA
- a CDS encoding restriction endonuclease subunit S → MTTVQYYPKVNLRDHALLIRGITFKPHQKTDIPSDDAIVCLRTANVQSNVDWRSLIYIPKALVKRTDKLLREKDILISTANSNNLVGKCCLIRSLQVPATLGGFISVIRANGESLDASYLYHYLNSDEIQALLRSISRQTTNISNLPTDQLLNVQIPLPPLPIQKRIAVILEKADAAREKRRQTIELTEKFLQSAFLEMFGDPVTNPKGWEKETMDELCDRITDGTHDTPKRLTQGVKFITGKNIRPHRIDFSNLDFVSQDVHEEIYRRCNPIFGDVLYTNIGVNLGTAVMNNLHEEFSMKNVALLKHNRQKLESRFLEYILNDQRMKKALLKRFSIGGAQSFLSLGNIKMIEIPVPPLSLQQKFAAMVEKVEAMRFRQRASEQELENLFHSLMQQAFKGELVLA, encoded by the coding sequence GTGACTACTGTTCAATACTATCCCAAAGTCAATTTACGCGATCATGCTTTGTTAATAAGGGGTATTACGTTCAAGCCGCATCAAAAAACTGATATTCCTTCTGATGATGCAATAGTGTGCTTACGTACTGCCAATGTCCAATCTAATGTTGATTGGAGAAGTCTTATCTATATTCCAAAGGCACTAGTAAAAAGGACTGATAAGTTATTGCGTGAAAAAGACATTCTAATATCAACAGCCAATAGCAATAATTTGGTTGGCAAGTGTTGCTTGATTCGCTCACTTCAAGTCCCGGCAACACTTGGGGGATTCATTTCCGTTATTCGCGCAAATGGTGAGAGCCTTGACGCGTCGTATCTTTATCATTATTTGAATTCTGACGAAATTCAAGCGCTTCTCAGAAGTATTTCCAGGCAAACTACAAATATTTCGAACCTACCGACAGACCAATTGTTGAATGTTCAAATCCCTCTCCCTCCTCTTCCTATCCAGAAGCGCATCGCCGTGATACTTGAGAAAGCCGACGCCGCGCGCGAAAAGCGTCGCCAAACCATCGAGCTCACAGAAAAATTTCTCCAGTCCGCCTTCCTCGAAATGTTCGGCGATCCGGTGACAAATCCGAAGGGGTGGGAAAAGGAGACCATGGATGAGCTGTGTGATAGAATTACAGATGGTACGCACGACACTCCCAAACGCCTAACACAAGGAGTGAAGTTCATAACTGGAAAGAATATTCGCCCACATAGGATTGACTTCAGCAATCTGGACTTTGTTTCGCAAGATGTTCATGAGGAAATCTATAGGAGGTGTAATCCTATATTCGGAGATGTTCTTTACACAAATATTGGAGTCAATCTTGGAACCGCCGTCATGAACAACCTGCATGAAGAATTCAGCATGAAGAATGTTGCGTTGCTCAAACATAATCGTCAGAAACTGGAATCTCGATTTCTTGAATACATTCTCAATGATCAAAGAATGAAAAAGGCTCTTCTCAAGCGCTTTTCAATTGGTGGAGCTCAATCATTTTTAAGCTTAGGTAACATTAAAATGATTGAAATACCAGTTCCCCCTCTCTCCTTACAGCAAAAATTCGCCGCGATGGTCGAGAAAGTCGAAGCCATGCGCTTCAGGCAGCGCGCGTCGGAGCAGGAATTGGAAAATTTGTTTCACAGTTTGATGCAGCAGGCGTTTAAGGGGGAGTTGGTACTTGCTTGA